The following are encoded in a window of Acipenser ruthenus chromosome 26, fAciRut3.2 maternal haplotype, whole genome shotgun sequence genomic DNA:
- the LOC131701788 gene encoding putative SCAN domain-containing protein SCAND2P codes for MDPAALSAILEALDSRREAEERRREERYTALIERVGMGMTSAATGPVMVAPKARAQKMTAEDDPEAYLVAFERLATTAAWPREYWASQLGPCLMGEAQAAYRAMTDEDASQYELVKQAILRRLNITGETHRVRFREFQRPANTRPRVVAQRLCDHMAQWLNPSQKTGIQMGEAIVMEQFCHVVGAETQAWIRRHNPTTLEQAVALAENFEDSLVSARTTLLDCTPPSSTKGPPPNLAPGPRPSKSPAPSGHPAPLPWRQRLAPSWGASSRDTSRDTARPLWNAMWLHVTWRLRRENT; via the exons ATGGACCCCGCTGCTTTATCAGCGATTttggaggcgttggacagccggagggaggctgaggaacggaggagggaggagcggtacacagccctcatcgaaagggtcgggatggggatgacgtcggcGGCAACCGGCCCCGTGATGGtggccccgaaggcccgggctcagaagatgacggcggaggatgaccccgaaGCCTACCTCGTAGCCTTCgaacggctggctaccaccgcagcatggccccgggagtactgggcaagCCAACTTGGCCCCTGCTTGATGGGAGAAGCGCAAGCAGCataccgggccatgactgatgAAGACGCCAGCCAGTACGAGTTggtgaagcaggctatcctccgccgccttaatatcacgggggagacccaCCGAGTCCGCTTCCGGGAGTTCCAGCGACCAGCaaacacccggcccagggtggtggcccaacgattgtgcgaccacatggcgcaatggctgaaccccagccagaaaactgggatccagatgggggaagccattgtaatggaacaattttgccatgtggtcggggcgGAGACGCAAGCGTGGATACGCCGGCACAATCCCACCACTCTGGAACAGGCCGTGGCCCTGGCGGagaattttgaggactccctcgtGTCCGCCCGCACCACGTTGCTGGACTGcacccctccctcctctactaAAGGACCACCACCGAACCTCGCTCCCGGACCACGACCCAGCAAATCACCAGCCCCGTCGGGTCATCCAGCCCCCTTACcgtggaggcagaggttggcccccagctggg GTGCCAGCAGTCGGGACACATCGCGAGATACTGCCCGGCCGCTATGGAATGCGATGTGGCTGCAtgtcacctggcgtctgagacgg Gaaaacacgtaa